From Mannheimia pernigra, one genomic window encodes:
- a CDS encoding transposase yields MENSKMVKLFTPEYKKQCVEMVLDGKHSVSQVYKMMRVSQSALNRWKRQFLAEQREIQRLRAENEPLRSDNALLKKVSAFLLEKS; encoded by the coding sequence ATGGAGAACAGCAAAATGGTTAAACTTTTTACCCCTGAGTATAAAAAGCAATGTGTTGAAATGGTGTTAGACGGCAAACATAGCGTCAGTCAAGTGTACAAAATGATGCGAGTCAGCCAATCTGCCTTGAATCGTTGGAAGCGGCAATTTCTCGCCGAGCAGCGGGAAATTCAGCGTTTACGGGCGGAGAATGAGCCGTTGCGTAGCGACAATGCCTTACTAAAAAAGGTGTCCGCCTTCTTGCTCGAGAAGTCTTGA
- the cmoB gene encoding tRNA 5-methoxyuridine(34)/uridine 5-oxyacetic acid(34) synthase CmoB codes for MIDFRPFYQQIATTPLSDWLETLPLQLKQWEKTTHADYAKWAKVANFLPNSTACINLKDKVESIPSEVLSEGEIKQITHHLRQLMPWRKGPYHLHGIHIDTEWRSDFKWDRVLPHLSPLEGKTILDVGCGSGYHMWRMVGEGAKMVVGIDPTELFLCQFEAVRKLLGNDRRANLIPLGIEQMQPLAAFDTVFSMGVLYHRKSPLDHLSQLKAQLVKGGELVLETLVIDGDINDTLMPTDRYAKMKNVYFIPSVPALINWLKKVGFKNVRCVDEGITTLEEQRKTDWLENESLVDFLDPADRNKTIEGYPAPKRAVILANN; via the coding sequence ATGATCGACTTCCGTCCTTTTTATCAACAAATTGCAACTACGCCACTTTCTGATTGGCTTGAAACCTTGCCTTTGCAGTTAAAGCAATGGGAAAAAACCACTCACGCCGATTATGCAAAATGGGCAAAAGTTGCAAATTTTTTACCAAATTCGACCGCTTGTATTAACCTAAAAGACAAAGTGGAATCAATTCCAAGTGAAGTGTTGTCTGAAGGTGAGATAAAGCAAATCACCCATCATTTAAGACAACTTATGCCTTGGCGTAAAGGTCCTTATCACTTACACGGCATTCATATTGATACCGAATGGCGTTCCGATTTTAAATGGGATCGTGTGTTGCCACACTTATCTCCGCTTGAAGGAAAAACCATTTTAGACGTTGGCTGTGGCAGCGGTTATCATATGTGGCGAATGGTCGGTGAAGGGGCAAAAATGGTAGTGGGGATCGACCCAACTGAGCTTTTTCTTTGTCAATTTGAGGCAGTCAGAAAATTATTAGGCAATGACAGACGAGCCAATCTTATCCCACTTGGGATTGAGCAAATGCAACCGCTGGCGGCTTTTGATACGGTTTTTTCAATGGGCGTGCTTTATCACCGTAAATCACCTCTCGATCATCTTTCTCAGCTCAAAGCACAATTAGTAAAAGGCGGGGAATTAGTGCTGGAAACTCTCGTCATTGATGGTGATATCAATGATACACTTATGCCAACGGATCGCTACGCTAAAATGAAAAATGTCTATTTTATTCCGTCCGTGCCTGCATTAATTAACTGGTTGAAAAAAGTCGGCTTTAAGAATGTACGTTGTGTTGATGAAGGAATCACCACCCTTGAGGAACAACGTAAAACCGATTGGTTAGAAAATGAAAGTTTGGTAGATTTTCTAGATCCAGCCGATCGCAATAAAACCATTGAAGGCTACCCAGCCCCTAAGCGTGCGGTTATTTTGGCTAATAATTAA